One Candidatus Eisenbacteria bacterium genomic window carries:
- a CDS encoding DNA polymerase III subunit delta' C-terminal domain-containing protein, with product IEEAECLNEHGQNALLKTLEEPPGASVLLLAATDASLLLPTVRSRCQRLRLDPLPAELVERILIARGAPAEARAGAVARAGGSPGRALALLDDPDRAARARMLDQLATLPQATAADLSATAQALARDDADVALETAVTWYRDVLGLVVEGSEAALRNADADAPLRATASRLAATAVLRALDAACDTIRAVERNANRALALETMLLHLRHIERSAAT from the coding sequence TCATCGAGGAGGCCGAGTGTCTGAACGAGCATGGCCAGAACGCGCTCCTCAAGACGCTCGAGGAGCCGCCCGGGGCGTCCGTGCTCCTGCTCGCAGCGACCGACGCCTCGCTCCTGCTGCCGACCGTGCGATCGCGCTGCCAGCGCCTGCGCCTGGATCCCCTGCCCGCAGAGCTCGTCGAGAGGATCCTGATCGCGCGCGGCGCTCCTGCCGAAGCGCGAGCGGGGGCCGTGGCTCGCGCGGGCGGATCGCCCGGCCGGGCGCTCGCCCTTCTCGACGATCCCGACCGCGCGGCGCGCGCCCGGATGCTCGACCAGCTCGCCACCCTCCCCCAGGCGACCGCCGCCGATCTGTCCGCGACTGCCCAGGCGCTCGCGCGCGACGACGCCGACGTGGCGCTGGAAACGGCCGTCACCTGGTACCGGGACGTCCTCGGGCTCGTCGTCGAGGGATCCGAGGCCGCTCTCCGCAACGCCGATGCAGATGCGCCGCTGCGGGCGACGGCGAGCCGCCTTGCGGCGACCGCCGTCCTGCGTGCACTCGACGCGGCCTGTGATACGATCCGCGCCGTCGAACGAAACGCCAACCGCGCGCTCGCGCTCGAAACCATGCTGCTCCATCTGCGCCACATCGAGCGAAGCGCGGCCACCTGA